One region of Neorhodopirellula lusitana genomic DNA includes:
- the secG gene encoding preprotein translocase subunit SecG, with translation MASLTNFAPFLPLASFSGLVLGVLMGFLSLFLILLILVQRGRGGGLSGALGGPGGQSAFGSKAGDTFTVITVGVAGVWILVCAFAMWLLGMHNPAVANLNDDSEMSAGPEDGEVEDIASGLVVPTLDDSKDDNVELTPATDGDEAAAETEEPAEAEAVETEAAAEEEAPSEDKTSEAAAE, from the coding sequence ATGGCCTCCCTTACTAACTTCGCTCCATTCTTGCCGCTCGCATCATTCTCCGGACTCGTGCTGGGCGTTTTGATGGGATTCCTGTCGTTGTTCCTGATCCTGTTGATTCTCGTTCAGCGTGGACGCGGCGGCGGACTGAGTGGCGCTTTGGGTGGCCCGGGCGGTCAAAGTGCGTTCGGTAGCAAAGCGGGTGACACGTTCACCGTGATCACCGTTGGCGTTGCTGGTGTTTGGATTTTGGTGTGTGCGTTCGCCATGTGGTTGTTGGGAATGCATAACCCAGCGGTCGCCAACTTGAATGACGATTCGGAAATGTCCGCCGGTCCAGAAGACGGTGAAGTCGAAGATATCGCCAGCGGATTGGTTGTCCCAACCTTGGACGACAGCAAGGACGACAACGTGGAGCTCACACCGGCAACGGACGGTGACGAAGCGGCAGCGGAAACTGAAGAACCTGCCGAAGCCGAAGCGGTTGAAACCGAAGCTGCGGCTGAAGAAGAGGCACCTAGCGAAGACAAGACTTCCGAAGCCGCCGCTGAATAA